The Acidobacteriota bacterium sequence CGCCGGATATTCCGAAGTCATCGTGTTTTTTGTCCAATCGCCGGTTGCCGAAACCATCAGCATCGGACGCGGAGCCATCAGCGAAGCCAGTTCGACGTTGTTCGTATCAATTCGCAGGTTCGGCGCGTTCTCGCACAAACTGCCGCCCTGCATCAGAAACGAAACCATGTTGACCGGCGAAGCCAGCTTGATTCGATCATCCACTGCCATCAGCAAAAAGGTTTGCGTGCCTCCGCCGGATTCGCCCGTGCAGGCAATTCGTGAAGCATCCACTTCCGGCAAGCTCAGCAGAAAATCCACGGATCGAATGCTGTTCCAAAGCTGAAGTCCAAGCAGATTGACTCCCCACAAAGCCTCTACGCCGGTCGTGTTGTGATCGGCGAATTTGTGCGTGATGGTCGAACTGTCGTTGTATCCGACCATGTCGTAACTGAACGCCACATACCCCTGCCGCGCGAAGCTGATGGCGCGAGCCGGGCCGGAATTCAAGGGCTGATTTTCCAGTCTCCCATATGCCCAATGACCGTGAGGGCATAACACTGCCGGCAACTTCCCGGTTGCATTTTTCGGGCGATATAGATTTCCAGTGACGTAAAACCCTGGGTAGCTTTCAAAATACACTTTTTCAACGGTGAAATCGCCGCGATCCAGTTTGTCGAAAATGACGGCTTTGATCGGCTGTTTGGTCGGAGTTGGCCATAACCCCGCGCTGACCAGGATTTGTTGGCGCAATTCTGCAGCTCTTGCCAGCCAGGCATCTTTGGTTTTGTATTCTGTGGCCGAATACGTCAGGTCGAGGTGACGGACTTCACGGCGATTGTCTGTTGCAGGGATTTCCTGCGCAAATCCCTGTGCTGAAACACAGAGCGTAAAAAGAAAAATGGCGACGAACAACCGGGATTTTTTATTCATCGTTTTCATTCTCAGACAGTTGCGGTTTATTCCGGCGTTTGAGCAATGGATGGGCTGGCAGGCGCGTTTTGAGCAATTTGCTCAGCGGCATCTTCGCCCAAGCGCTCTCGCAGAAATTTGACCGAATTCTGGTAAGCGTCATCAATCTGTTTTTTCCGATACCCATCAAATTCCACCCAGGCACCATTCACCAGCACTTCAAGAATTCCGGTTTCGGGATTCTCTCTTGTCTGAAGAGGCATTTTGTAACTCCTGTTTCTCTATTGAAGTGATCTGTTTGACCAGCAGGATCATTATCATCGCCGGAAGTGATTTTTCCAATTCGAAGGAAGGATTTGCCCAAAAACCAAAAACACGAGGGCAACAGTTCTGAGATCAAATCGCCCGAACTGCGGCTCTAGTCGTGTTGGCTTTCTAAATTTCGATTCCGGTTTTACCTGAAGCTAACGCTCACAGAATTGGCTGTCTGACCATTACGCGCGCAAACTGCCGTGCAGTAGATGAATGTCAATTTTTCCGTAGTTGATTTCCAATTGATTGATCTCTGGCTGGGGAATTCGCCGAAACCATTGCCGGTTGGCTTCAGTCCATACCTACAGTGGTTACCAATCGCTGACAGATTGATTTAGAATTGCGACTCCCAAAGCAAACACAACTAAACTGATAAAGGCGATAAATGATTGTCGTTATGGTCTTTAGATCATTTTTGCGCCAACGTTTTTTCAAGCAGGATGAAGTTCGGAACCGGAGGCAAACAAGTCGAATGAATGTGGATTATCGTGAACTGTCATCCGCACCGCGCGACCGGTTGCGGGAATGGCAGGATGAACGGCTGAGGGCATTGCTGGCGGAAATCACTACCAATCGGTTTTATCAGGAAAAATTCCGCCGCGCCGGGCTGGAACCGGTCAAAATTCGCAGCGTTTGCGACCTGTCCGCATTGCCTTTCACAACCAAAGCCGAACTGGCCGCAGAACAACAACAGCACCCGCCGTACGGCAGACTTCTCACCTATCCGATCTCGCAGTATCGCTATTTACATCAAACTTCCGGGACGACCGGGCAGCCGTTGCGCTGGCTGGACACGGCGGAAGACTGGGAAATCTTTGTGCGTTGCTGGTCGCAAGTCTACTTAAGTGCAGGCGTCACGCCGGAAGATTTGGTGTTTTGCGCGTTTTCCTTCGGGCCGTATATCAGCCATTGGACGGGAATTGATGGCGCTCGGTACATTGGCGCACTGGCATTGTCCGGCGGCGGAATGCATTCGGAACAACGGCTGCGCGCCATCCTGGACAACCGCTGCACCGTGCTGGTTTCGACGCCGACGTATGCGCTGCATCTGGCCGAAGTCGCCGATAAATTGGGATTGAACCTGCGCGATTCTGACATTCGCATCACCATCCACGCGGGCGAACCCGGCGCAAGCGTGCCCAATGTCAAACGCCGCATCGAAGAAGCCTGGGGCGCGCGCTGTTTCGATCACGCCGGAGCGACCGAAGTCGGCGCGTGGGCTTTTGATTGCCAGGCCAAAGACGGCGCGATTCATTTGAACGAAGCAGAATTTATCTTTGACGTGATTGACCCGAACACTTGCGCGCCGGTTGGCGAAGGCGTGCGCGGCGAACTGGTCATCACCACACTCGGTCGCCCCGGAATGCCTGTGCTGCGATACCGAACGGGCGATTTGGTGGAGTTGACGACGGAACCATGCGCTTGCGGACGAACCCTGGCGCGCATCAAAGGCGGCGTGCTGGGACGCGCAGACGATATGCTGACCGTGCGCGGCGTCAATCTGTATCCGGCGGCGATTGATAACCTGATCCGCGCGATTCCCGCGATTACCGAATTTGAAGTCGAAATCCGCCGCGTTGCTCAGATGGATGACTTGCTGCTAAAAGTCGAAACCAACGAGCGGTCTTCGTTCGTTGAAGTGGAGCAGGCGATTCTCGGCGCCTTCCGCGCGCAACTGAACATCCGCGTCAGCGTCGCAGAAGCCGAGAGCGGCAGCTTGCCGCGTTACGAATTCAAAGCACGGCGGTATAAGCGAGTGGCAAATTGAAAGCGGCGAAAGCGTTCTTTGACGATTGCGGGAGATAGCTGCAATCATACGATTACGAAAGAGATGCAATGACAGAAATCACAAACACGAAAACCGAAGTTGGCAATTATTTTGTTTCCAACTACCCGCCGTTTTCGCAGTGGAAGCCGGAAAACACTAGCGATGCAATTCAGGCATTGAATCAACCGCCGCGAACCGAGCAGCCGCTTGGCTTGTACATCCACATCCCGTTTTGCCGCAAACGCTGCAAGTTCTGTTACTTCAAGGTTTACACGGACAAGAACGCTTCGGACATCGAACGTTACCTGAACGCGTTGATCAAGGAGAATGAACTGTACAGCCGCTTTCCTGCCTTGCAGGGAAGGCAATTGCGGTTGGCGTATTTTGGCGGCGGCACGCCTTCGTACATCAGCGAACGGCAGCTTGCGTATCTGGTCGAAGGCTTGAACCGGCACGTCAGTTGGGAACATTCTGAAGAAGTGACGTTTGAATGCGAACCGGGCACCTTGAAAAAAGCGAAGCTGGAAACGCTGAAGGAAATCGGCGTTACGCGGCTAAGTCTGGGCGTGGAGCATTTCAACGACGCGATTCTGGCGGCCAATGGCCGCGCGCATCTTTCGGCGGAAGTCTACAAAGCCTACGAATGGGCGCGCGAAGTGGATTTTCCGCAAATCAACATTGATCTGATCGCCGGGATGATGGGCGAATCAGAAGCGACGTGGCGCGACGCGGTTCGCCGCGCGCTGGAACTGGAACCGGATTCGGTGACGATTTATCAAATGGAATTGCCGTACAACACGGTGATTTCGCGCGAAATGATCGAACAGGGCTTGGATTCGCCGATTGCCGACTGGCCTACGAAACGGCGCTGGTTGGAATATGCGCTCGATGAATTCCAGGCGCGCGGCTACCGCTCGGCCAGCGCTTACACGCTGGCGACGACCAAAAAGCCGACGCGGTTTATTTACACCGACAATCTGTGGCACGGCGGCGATATGATCGGGCTTGGCGTGTCGTCGTTTTCGCATTTCGATGGTGTGCATTTCCAAAATCATCCGAGCTTCGAAGACTACGTGAAGGCTCTGGAAAATAACCAACAACCACTCTGGCGAGCCTTGCGGTTGACGCCCAAACAGCGGCTGATCCGCGAAATGATTCTGCTGCTGAAAACCGGCGCGATTGATACCAAATACTTTCAGCGCAAATTCGGCGTAGATGTCTGGCAGGAATTTCAGCCGGCGTATGAACATTTGGCCAAGGAAGACATGCTGCGGCGGAACAATGGAACGATTGAACTGACGCGGCGCGGGTTGTTGCAGGTTGACCATTTTCTGTCGGAATTCTTTGAACCTGAATTGAAGGCAGTTCGATACGCTTAAGAGCGATTGCCAGCAGATGTTCAGAGTACCGCCTTTAGGCGGGAGCGGCTCGTTTACGAGCCTCGTCGGTGCGGCTAAAGCCGCCGCTGCCAGCTAAAGCTGGTACTCTGAACGCCTGCTGCCACTATCTCTCAGCTTAACTATGAATATAACTATGGACTCAAACATTTATGACGTGATCGTAATGGGCGGCGGGCCTGCGGGCAGCACGGTTGCCAGCATCCTCGCTCGCGAAGGCCGCAAGGTCGTTCTCTTTGAAAAAGAACAATTTCCTCGCCATCACATTGGCGAATCGTTGATGACCGACACCTTCTGGACGTTTCAGCGAATGGGGTTGCTCGACAAGCTGAAAGCCAGTCCCTTCACGCGCAAATACAGCGTGGCGTTTGCCAATCCGCAGGGCAAAGAATCGCGCCCATTTTACTTTTTCGAAGCCAACCACCACGAAAGCGCTGTGACGTGGCAGGTGACGCGCGCCCAATTCGATTTGATGTTGATCGA is a genomic window containing:
- a CDS encoding coproporphyrinogen III oxidase family protein, whose product is MTEITNTKTEVGNYFVSNYPPFSQWKPENTSDAIQALNQPPRTEQPLGLYIHIPFCRKRCKFCYFKVYTDKNASDIERYLNALIKENELYSRFPALQGRQLRLAYFGGGTPSYISERQLAYLVEGLNRHVSWEHSEEVTFECEPGTLKKAKLETLKEIGVTRLSLGVEHFNDAILAANGRAHLSAEVYKAYEWAREVDFPQINIDLIAGMMGESEATWRDAVRRALELEPDSVTIYQMELPYNTVISREMIEQGLDSPIADWPTKRRWLEYALDEFQARGYRSASAYTLATTKKPTRFIYTDNLWHGGDMIGLGVSSFSHFDGVHFQNHPSFEDYVKALENNQQPLWRALRLTPKQRLIREMILLLKTGAIDTKYFQRKFGVDVWQEFQPAYEHLAKEDMLRRNNGTIELTRRGLLQVDHFLSEFFEPELKAVRYA
- a CDS encoding AMP-binding protein, producing MNVDYRELSSAPRDRLREWQDERLRALLAEITTNRFYQEKFRRAGLEPVKIRSVCDLSALPFTTKAELAAEQQQHPPYGRLLTYPISQYRYLHQTSGTTGQPLRWLDTAEDWEIFVRCWSQVYLSAGVTPEDLVFCAFSFGPYISHWTGIDGARYIGALALSGGGMHSEQRLRAILDNRCTVLVSTPTYALHLAEVADKLGLNLRDSDIRITIHAGEPGASVPNVKRRIEEAWGARCFDHAGATEVGAWAFDCQAKDGAIHLNEAEFIFDVIDPNTCAPVGEGVRGELVITTLGRPGMPVLRYRTGDLVELTTEPCACGRTLARIKGGVLGRADDMLTVRGVNLYPAAIDNLIRAIPAITEFEVEIRRVAQMDDLLLKVETNERSSFVEVEQAILGAFRAQLNIRVSVAEAESGSLPRYEFKARRYKRVAN